A window from Culex pipiens pallens isolate TS chromosome 3, TS_CPP_V2, whole genome shotgun sequence encodes these proteins:
- the LOC120418247 gene encoding uncharacterized protein LOC120418247, with protein MHEVTCIHEATRDGENTMIVPNSMCTTKPQPEPQFCNINDCPLRGRFPSGASARNLVETASRSVASSASRSWPRNTRSNGRRQWARATNLRTRSLQRQSVHPGIPEPPDRRNQLDLHPA; from the exons ATGCATGAAGTGACCTGCATCCACGAGGCAACCCGCGACGGTGAGAACACCATGATCGTACCGAACAGCATGTGTACCACGAAGCCCCAGCCGGAACCGCAGTTCTGCAACATCAACGACTGTCCTCTGCGTGGGAGGTTTCCGAGTGGAGCAAGTGCTCGGA ACCTTGTGGAGACGGCCTCAAGGAGCGTCGCGTCGAGTGCAAGCAGATCATGGCCAAGGAACACAAGGTCGAACGGCCGGCGTCAATGGGCCCGAGCAACAAACCTCCGGACAAGAAGCCTGCAACGGCAAAGCGTGCATCCTGGAATACCAGAACCCCCCGATCGCCGGAACCAACTCGACCTTCATCCAGCATGA